A single genomic interval of Streptomyces sp. BA2 harbors:
- a CDS encoding SulP family inorganic anion transporter has protein sequence MFTAPESARHDVTASVVVFLVALPLCVGVAVASGVPAELGLITGIVGGLVTGLLPGSSLQVSGPAAGLTVLVHEAVQEYGLAALGALVLAAGLLQLAMGFLRLGRFFRAISVAVVEGMLAGIGLVLVAGQLYAMTGSEAPASGLGKIVGLPGALIGVIGSERALAAFGLGVGTIAVLVFWNRLPAKLRVVPAQLAAVALATGASLSLSLPVATVEVQGLIEAVRMPDAADFGGLMTVGAIGTVLAFALIASAESLFSAAAVDRLHDGPRTSYDKELIAQGAGNTVCGLLGALPMTAVIVRSAANVRAGARTKASRVLHGVWLLLFAALLPAALGLIPVAALAGVLVHAGCKLIPVRQLVKLWREHRGEAVVLVVTAVAIVSVNMFEGVLIGLALAVIKIAWETPRVHVDVVDKGAGPVHVHLSGHATFLCLPKLLDALEALPQDRPIELDLTGLRHLDHACRTSLENWAARHSAEGTDPVRVASGG, from the coding sequence ATGTTCACTGCGCCTGAGAGCGCGCGGCACGATGTCACTGCCTCCGTAGTCGTCTTTCTCGTCGCCCTGCCCCTCTGTGTGGGGGTAGCCGTCGCCTCCGGAGTACCCGCCGAACTCGGTCTGATCACGGGCATCGTCGGCGGTCTCGTCACCGGCCTGCTGCCCGGCAGCAGCCTCCAGGTCAGCGGTCCCGCCGCCGGACTCACCGTCCTCGTCCACGAAGCCGTGCAGGAGTACGGTCTCGCCGCGCTCGGAGCCCTCGTGCTCGCCGCCGGGCTCCTCCAACTGGCCATGGGCTTTCTCCGCCTCGGCCGCTTCTTCCGTGCCATCTCCGTCGCCGTCGTCGAGGGCATGCTCGCCGGGATCGGACTCGTCCTGGTCGCCGGGCAGTTGTACGCCATGACGGGCAGCGAAGCCCCCGCGAGCGGCCTCGGCAAGATCGTCGGGCTGCCGGGGGCGCTCATCGGGGTGATCGGCTCGGAGCGTGCTCTCGCCGCCTTCGGGCTCGGGGTGGGCACCATCGCCGTACTCGTGTTCTGGAACAGGCTCCCCGCGAAGCTCCGCGTGGTGCCCGCGCAGCTCGCCGCCGTGGCGCTCGCCACGGGTGCCTCGCTGTCCCTCTCCCTGCCGGTGGCCACGGTCGAGGTGCAGGGGCTCATCGAGGCGGTGCGGATGCCGGACGCCGCCGACTTCGGGGGCCTGATGACTGTCGGCGCCATCGGCACCGTCCTCGCGTTCGCGCTGATCGCGTCGGCGGAGAGCCTGTTCAGCGCGGCCGCGGTGGACCGGCTGCACGACGGTCCGCGCACGTCGTACGACAAGGAACTGATCGCGCAGGGAGCGGGCAACACCGTGTGCGGGCTGCTCGGTGCCCTGCCGATGACCGCCGTCATCGTCCGCAGCGCGGCCAACGTGCGGGCGGGCGCGCGGACGAAGGCGTCGCGGGTCCTGCACGGCGTCTGGCTGCTCCTCTTCGCGGCGCTGCTGCCCGCCGCGCTCGGCCTCATCCCGGTCGCCGCGCTGGCGGGCGTCCTCGTGCACGCGGGCTGCAAGCTGATTCCCGTGCGGCAGTTGGTGAAGCTGTGGCGCGAACACCGCGGTGAAGCCGTCGTGCTGGTGGTGACGGCCGTGGCGATCGTTTCGGTGAACATGTTCGAGGGGGTCCTGATCGGCCTGGCCCTCGCCGTCATAAAGATCGCCTGGGAGACGCCGCGCGTGCACGTGGATGTCGTCGACAAGGGCGCGGGCCCGGTCCACGTCCACCTGTCCGGGCACGCCACGTTCCTGTGCCTCCCCAAGCTCCTCGACGCGCTGGAGGCACTGCCCCAGGACCGCCCCATCGAGCTCGACCTCACGGGGCTGCGGCACTTGGACCACGCGTGCCGTACGTCGCTGGAGAACTGGGCGGCGCGGCACAGTGCGGAGGGCACGGATCCGGTGCGGGTGGCCTCCGGGGGCTGA
- a CDS encoding DHA2 family efflux MFS transporter permease subunit: MTHPHPTPTPTAPPPTGSRPWAALTLLCVAQFMLVLDVTVVNVALPSMAAELDLGRTALTWVVTTYTLCFGGLMLLGGRLADVLGARRTLLFGLALFTAASLLTGLATGPATLLAGRTAQGVGATLLSPAALAIVTTTFHGRDRHRALGVWSAIGGAGAAIGVLLGGVLSDGPGWEWIFYVNVPIGAALLLALPAVVPARAPRPARLDIPGALLVTAGTGSLIYGLVAAGDTGWSDPRTLVPVAAAAVAYGAFVAVERAQRAPLIDLAVLRRRPVVAGSYLMLVATALLISLFFLGSVFLQEVRGYSALRAGVLFLPVAVATGVGAHLGGRFVGQWGARPTAAAGLALAGLGTALLTGAGPSGNPWTSVALGMSVAALGLGSVFVAATTTALGFIAHEEAGVASGVVNTFHEVGGSIGVAVVSTVAAAGIDGGTAGGFTDAFTVCAVAAAVSAAATFALVPRGKPQLTGGPHVH; this comes from the coding sequence ATGACGCACCCCCACCCGACCCCGACCCCGACCGCGCCACCCCCCACCGGCTCACGCCCGTGGGCGGCGCTCACGCTGCTGTGCGTCGCCCAGTTCATGCTGGTGCTCGATGTGACGGTCGTGAACGTCGCACTGCCGAGCATGGCCGCCGAGCTCGACCTCGGCCGCACCGCACTGACCTGGGTCGTCACGACGTACACGCTCTGTTTCGGCGGTCTGATGCTGCTCGGCGGGCGGCTCGCCGACGTCCTCGGGGCGCGCCGTACCCTCCTCTTCGGCCTCGCCCTGTTCACCGCCGCCTCTCTCCTGACCGGCCTCGCCACGGGCCCGGCGACTCTCCTCGCGGGGCGTACCGCGCAGGGTGTCGGGGCCACGCTGCTCTCCCCCGCCGCCCTCGCGATCGTCACCACGACCTTCCACGGCCGCGACCGGCATCGCGCGCTCGGCGTGTGGTCGGCGATCGGCGGTGCGGGCGCCGCGATCGGCGTCCTGCTCGGCGGCGTCCTGAGCGACGGCCCCGGCTGGGAGTGGATCTTCTACGTCAACGTGCCCATCGGCGCGGCCCTGCTGCTCGCCCTGCCCGCCGTCGTCCCCGCCCGCGCGCCCCGGCCTGCCCGCCTCGACATCCCCGGCGCACTGCTCGTCACGGCCGGTACGGGCTCGCTCATCTACGGCCTCGTCGCGGCGGGCGACACGGGCTGGTCGGACCCTCGGACGCTGGTGCCGGTGGCCGCGGCGGCCGTGGCCTACGGAGCGTTCGTCGCCGTCGAGCGGGCGCAGCGTGCGCCGCTGATCGACCTGGCCGTCCTGCGGCGCCGTCCGGTGGTCGCGGGCTCCTACCTGATGCTGGTCGCGACGGCGTTGCTGATCTCGCTGTTCTTCCTGGGGTCGGTGTTCCTCCAGGAGGTACGCGGCTACAGCGCCCTGCGGGCCGGGGTGCTTTTCCTGCCCGTGGCCGTGGCCACCGGGGTCGGCGCACACCTGGGCGGGCGGTTCGTGGGCCAGTGGGGGGCGCGGCCCACGGCGGCCGCGGGGCTCGCGCTCGCGGGGCTCGGCACCGCTCTGCTCACCGGAGCGGGACCGAGCGGCAACCCGTGGACCAGTGTCGCCCTGGGCATGTCCGTCGCCGCGCTGGGGCTCGGTTCGGTGTTCGTGGCGGCCACCACCACCGCGCTGGGCTTCATCGCGCACGAGGAGGCGGGCGTCGCGTCCGGCGTGGTCAACACCTTCCACGAGGTGGGCGGCTCCATCGGCGTCGCCGTGGTCTCGACGGTCGCGGCGGCGGGGATCGACGGCGGAACCGCCGGCGGCTTCACGGACGCGTTCACGGTGTGCGCCGTGGCCGCGGCGGTCAGCGCGGCCGCCACGTTCGCGCTCGTACCGCGCGGAAAGCCGCAGCTGACCGGCGGGCCGCACGTGCACTGA
- a CDS encoding TetR/AcrR family transcriptional regulator produces the protein MRNEESGEVKSAGPTTSTGPTGPMTSTGPTTPTGPAGPRAARKREAIVRAARSLFLREGFGVGMDAIAAEAGVSKVTVYNHFGNKEALFVAVIAGALDEPLDASSSVAALDGLTEADDLREAFLNVARAWVDVVRNDQEMNALRHLVAREIHRFPSLGEAWGQRGPEGHHPAIAGALRELAERGRLTVPDMETAVIQLYSLLVFPHLVFGSYGTDISDDLTERLIVAGVDMFLGYYAAT, from the coding sequence ATGCGGAATGAGGAAAGCGGCGAGGTCAAAAGTGCGGGCCCCACCACCTCCACGGGCCCCACCGGCCCCATGACCTCCACGGGCCCCACGACCCCCACCGGCCCCGCGGGCCCGCGCGCGGCGCGTAAGCGCGAGGCCATCGTCCGGGCGGCGCGCTCGCTGTTCCTGCGCGAGGGGTTCGGCGTCGGCATGGACGCCATCGCGGCCGAGGCGGGCGTGTCCAAGGTGACCGTCTACAACCACTTCGGCAACAAGGAGGCCCTGTTCGTCGCGGTGATCGCGGGAGCACTGGACGAACCCCTCGACGCCTCGTCATCGGTCGCCGCGCTCGACGGCCTCACCGAGGCGGACGACCTGCGCGAGGCTTTCCTGAACGTGGCCCGCGCCTGGGTCGACGTCGTCCGCAACGACCAGGAGATGAACGCCCTGCGCCACCTCGTCGCCCGGGAGATCCACCGCTTCCCTTCGCTCGGCGAGGCGTGGGGACAGCGCGGCCCCGAGGGCCATCACCCCGCCATCGCGGGCGCGTTGCGCGAGCTCGCCGAGCGGGGGCGGCTCACCGTCCCGGACATGGAGACGGCGGTCATCCAGCTCTACTCCCTGCTGGTCTTCCCGCACCTCGTCTTCGGCTCGTACGGAACCGACATCAGCGACGACCTGACGGAGCGTCTCATCGTCGCCGGTGTCGACATGTTCCTGGGGTACTACGCGGCCACATAG
- a CDS encoding alpha/beta fold hydrolase yields MARILPFQPRRLPTGDESGAALRFRTVHGYRRAYRVAGEGPAILLIHGIGDSSATWSPLIPQLARTHMVIAPDLLGHGASEKPRADYSVAAYANGVRDLLGVLGVERVTLVGHSFGGGVAMQFAYQFPERVDRLVLVSTGGVGPQVTPVLRGVSLPGAALLLSLLGLPGADLPVRAAVALLRLLDTGLGQDAPELMGLVDALPDVWARAAFIRTLRSVVDWRGQVVTMLDRCYLAQGMPTLLVWGDRDGVLPVDHAYTAHEAMPGSRLEIFPGAGHFPFHADPVRFLSLVEDFIGSTEPASWSIEQWWRLLRAGRPGDEAYVDAMERRYREASERSAT; encoded by the coding sequence ATGGCGCGGATCCTGCCCTTCCAGCCCAGGCGGCTTCCCACCGGCGACGAGAGCGGGGCCGCCCTGCGGTTCCGCACCGTGCACGGCTACCGGCGCGCGTACCGCGTCGCGGGTGAGGGACCGGCGATTCTGCTGATCCACGGCATCGGCGACTCGTCGGCGACGTGGTCCCCACTGATCCCTCAACTGGCCCGCACCCACATGGTCATCGCCCCCGACCTGCTCGGCCACGGCGCGTCCGAGAAGCCACGGGCCGACTACTCGGTGGCCGCGTACGCCAACGGAGTCCGGGACCTGCTCGGCGTGCTCGGCGTCGAACGGGTCACCCTCGTCGGGCACTCGTTCGGCGGCGGGGTCGCGATGCAGTTCGCCTACCAGTTCCCCGAGCGCGTCGACCGGCTCGTCCTGGTGAGCACGGGAGGCGTAGGCCCGCAGGTCACCCCCGTCCTACGAGGTGTCTCGCTGCCCGGGGCCGCACTGCTGCTCTCCCTGCTCGGGCTGCCCGGCGCCGATCTGCCGGTGCGGGCGGCCGTCGCGCTGCTGCGGTTGCTCGACACCGGCCTCGGGCAGGACGCGCCGGAGCTGATGGGCCTGGTCGACGCGCTGCCCGACGTGTGGGCGCGGGCCGCGTTCATCCGCACGCTGCGGTCCGTCGTCGACTGGCGCGGCCAAGTGGTCACGATGCTGGACCGCTGCTACCTCGCCCAGGGCATGCCCACGCTCCTGGTCTGGGGCGACCGGGACGGCGTCCTGCCGGTCGACCACGCGTACACCGCGCACGAGGCGATGCCCGGCAGCCGCCTGGAGATCTTCCCGGGGGCCGGGCACTTCCCCTTTCACGCCGATCCCGTGCGCTTCCTCTCGCTCGTCGAGGACTTCATCGGGTCGACGGAACCGGCCAGTTGGAGCATCGAGCAGTGGTGGCGTCTGCTGCGGGCGGGGCGGCCGGGCGACGAGGCGTACGTCGACGCGATGGAGCGGCGGTACCGCGAGGCGAGCGAGCGCAGCGCGACCTAG
- a CDS encoding serine/threonine-protein kinase — protein sequence MNDASEVFQPLRAEDPPVVAGYRLAARLGAGGMGRVYLSHTQGGRPVAIKVVRPELADDPAFRRRFGREIKAAQRVRGAYTAELIDADADGVPPWLATLYVPGPSLTEAVARHGPLPVPAVLWLMAGVAEALQAIHAAGIVHRDLKPSNVLLAADGPRVIDFGISLTSSATSAYTATGATVGTPHFMAPEQASAGEVTPATDVFALGQTAAFAALGEPLYGDGPSVGVLYRIVHSEPDLSLLPAQLRPLFAKCLAADPAERATPAEIVEWCRQRLGRETDAGAGLAVWRDVTGPEVMVPAPVPHPTPLHTLPLFAPPRQGPPQPSGPDERRARRRRNALITAIVTGSSLLVMGLTWTVMDATDLLRRGGTSSQSGSETSARGSGSTPGSESGSTSGSTSGSEAGERSAAGTDSGTGEKNDGSSDGTRPSSKSSSNASTPPRAIAYPQEWFDEKNSVSLREPVRRKDRKGDIRFVCGQDRCSLESDKSVITMLYSKPGATLDSCRLALKGADSHDLPLAAVAAGSEICVKHPSGDIALLVVQVKSTALPNDGFSFLTADMTVWRA from the coding sequence ATGAACGATGCGTCTGAGGTGTTCCAGCCGTTGCGGGCGGAGGATCCACCGGTGGTGGCCGGATACCGTCTCGCAGCCCGTCTTGGCGCGGGAGGCATGGGCCGCGTCTATCTGTCGCACACGCAGGGCGGCCGGCCGGTGGCGATCAAGGTGGTGCGGCCGGAGCTGGCCGACGACCCGGCCTTCCGGCGGCGGTTCGGGCGGGAGATAAAGGCGGCCCAGCGGGTCCGGGGCGCCTACACGGCCGAGCTGATCGACGCCGACGCGGACGGCGTGCCGCCCTGGCTCGCCACCCTGTACGTGCCAGGCCCCTCCCTGACGGAGGCCGTCGCCCGGCACGGACCGCTGCCGGTGCCCGCTGTGCTGTGGCTGATGGCGGGGGTCGCCGAGGCGCTGCAGGCCATCCACGCCGCCGGAATCGTGCACCGGGACCTGAAGCCGTCGAACGTGCTGCTTGCCGCCGACGGGCCGCGCGTGATCGACTTCGGTATCTCGCTGACCTCCAGCGCCACCTCCGCGTACACAGCCACGGGTGCCACCGTCGGCACACCCCACTTCATGGCCCCGGAGCAGGCGTCCGCGGGTGAGGTCACCCCGGCCACCGACGTCTTCGCGCTCGGCCAGACCGCGGCGTTCGCGGCACTGGGCGAGCCGCTGTACGGGGACGGGCCCTCGGTCGGCGTGCTGTACCGGATCGTGCACTCGGAGCCCGACCTGTCCCTTCTCCCCGCGCAGCTCCGTCCGCTGTTCGCCAAGTGTCTGGCCGCCGATCCGGCGGAGCGGGCCACCCCCGCGGAGATCGTCGAGTGGTGCCGGCAGCGTCTTGGCCGGGAGACCGACGCGGGCGCGGGGTTGGCCGTCTGGCGGGACGTCACGGGGCCGGAGGTCATGGTTCCGGCGCCGGTCCCCCACCCCACCCCGCTGCACACGCTGCCGTTGTTCGCGCCGCCGCGGCAGGGGCCGCCTCAGCCGTCGGGGCCGGACGAGCGGCGGGCCCGCCGAAGACGCAACGCGCTCATCACGGCCATCGTGACGGGGAGTTCGCTGCTGGTGATGGGCCTGACGTGGACGGTCATGGACGCGACGGACCTGCTCCGCCGCGGGGGCACGTCCTCGCAGTCCGGTTCGGAGACGTCCGCACGGGGGTCGGGATCCACGCCGGGGTCCGAGTCGGGGTCCACGTCAGGGTCCACATCGGGATCCGAGGCCGGTGAGAGATCAGCCGCCGGTACGGACTCCGGGACTGGTGAGAAGAACGACGGGTCGTCAGACGGGACGCGCCCCTCCTCGAAGTCCTCCTCGAACGCGTCCACCCCGCCACGAGCCATCGCGTACCCCCAGGAGTGGTTCGACGAGAAGAACTCCGTGAGCCTCAGGGAGCCGGTACGCCGCAAGGACCGCAAGGGCGACATCCGCTTCGTCTGCGGGCAGGACAGGTGTTCGCTGGAGAGCGACAAGAGCGTGATCACCATGTTGTACAGCAAGCCGGGTGCCACCCTCGATTCGTGCCGTCTCGCCCTCAAGGGCGCCGACAGCCACGACCTCCCGCTGGCCGCGGTGGCGGCAGGCAGCGAGATCTGCGTGAAGCACCCCTCCGGAGACATCGCCCTGCTCGTGGTCCAGGTGAAGTCGACCGCGCTGCCGAATGACGGGTTCAGCTTCCTGACCGCGGACATGACGGTCTGGCGGGCGTGA
- the pcaDC gene encoding bifunctional 3-oxoadipate enol-lactonase/4-carboxymuconolactone decarboxylase PcaDC, with translation MTPAKLPHHTTEGAPTAPPLLLGSSVGTSTALWDAVAPELSTTHRVVRWDLPGHGKSPAELIGPGATVADLAALVLALADSLGIDRFAYAGVSLGGAVGLHLAAHHPERVESLAVICSSAHFGGSARWEERAALVRREGLATLAESAPDRWFTPGFTAPGLVDDHRTTDPDAYAACCDALAAYDIRETLATITAPTLVVAGREDPATPPAHAREIADAVPGAWLTELAGASHLAPAERPEAVVAALRTHFTGTATSGMAARRSVLGDAHVDRAQGNTTPFTARFQDFISRYAWSEIWTDPTLARRERSMITMTALVAHGHYDELAMHVRAARRIGLTPEEIGAVLLQTAVYCGVPAANSAFAVAQRVLAEE, from the coding sequence ATGACCCCCGCGAAGCTGCCGCACCACACCACCGAGGGTGCCCCGACCGCGCCCCCGCTCCTCCTCGGCTCGTCCGTCGGCACCTCCACCGCCCTGTGGGACGCCGTGGCGCCCGAACTCTCCACCACCCACCGGGTCGTACGCTGGGACCTGCCCGGTCACGGCAAGTCCCCCGCCGAGCTGATCGGCCCGGGAGCGACCGTCGCCGACCTGGCCGCCCTCGTCCTCGCGCTCGCCGACTCCCTCGGCATCGACCGCTTCGCGTACGCGGGCGTCTCCCTCGGCGGCGCCGTCGGCCTGCACCTGGCCGCGCACCACCCGGAGCGAGTGGAGAGCCTCGCCGTGATCTGCTCGTCGGCGCACTTCGGCGGCAGTGCACGCTGGGAGGAGCGCGCGGCACTCGTACGCCGCGAGGGCCTCGCCACGCTCGCGGAGAGCGCGCCGGACCGCTGGTTCACCCCCGGGTTCACGGCCCCCGGCCTGGTCGACGACCACCGGACCACCGACCCCGACGCGTACGCCGCGTGCTGCGACGCGCTGGCGGCGTACGACATCAGGGAGACGCTGGCGACGATCACCGCTCCCACGCTCGTCGTCGCGGGCCGCGAGGACCCGGCGACGCCGCCCGCCCACGCACGTGAGATCGCTGACGCGGTGCCGGGCGCCTGGCTCACGGAACTGGCGGGCGCCTCGCACCTCGCGCCGGCCGAGCGCCCGGAGGCCGTCGTCGCCGCACTGCGCACGCACTTCACGGGTACGGCCACGAGCGGGATGGCTGCCCGGCGTTCGGTCCTTGGCGACGCTCACGTGGACCGCGCGCAGGGAAACACCACGCCCTTCACGGCCCGCTTCCAGGACTTCATCTCCCGCTACGCCTGGAGTGAGATCTGGACCGACCCCACCCTCGCGCGCCGCGAACGCAGCATGATCACCATGACCGCCCTGGTCGCGCACGGGCACTACGACGAGCTGGCCATGCACGTCCGGGCGGCCCGCCGCATCGGGCTCACACCCGAGGAGATCGGCGCGGTGCTGCTCCAGACGGCGGTCTACTGCGGTGTGCCCGCCGCCAATTCGGCGTTCGCGGTGGCGCAGCGGGTCCTCGCCGAGGAGTAG